One Brassica oleracea var. oleracea cultivar TO1000 chromosome C7, BOL, whole genome shotgun sequence genomic window carries:
- the LOC106305281 gene encoding protein GIGAS CELL1-like has translation MSWPRRGGRAGASRSLLPSWWPRGNLRDITHIMRAVETSTTHQQQRGVLQTPVASALAEEHSSVMVTPAPAVGLKCSGPASTASLRKRVRDYINKEIAAGEEEGAGFITPQKMLLNSILRWWRSL, from the exons ATGTCTTGGCCTAGGCGTGGAGGAAGAGCTGGTGCTTCACGAAGTCTCTTGCCTTCTTGGTGGCCGAGGGGGAATCTACGTGACATAACGCATATTATGCGG GCAGTTGAGACTTCAACAACTCACCAACAACAACGTGGTGTTCTCCAAACTCCAGTAGCATCGGCATTGGCAGAAGAGCACAGTTCCGTAATGGTGACTCCTGCTCCTGCTGTGGGATTGAAGTGTAGTGGCCCAGCGTCAACTGCTAGCCTCCGTAAGAGGGTGCGTGACTACATCAACAAGGAGATTGCAGCGGGGGAGGAAGAAGGAGCAGGGTTCATAACACCCCAGAAAATGCTACTCAATTCTATATTGAGATGGTGGAGAAGCTTGTGA